TTTCGCTTTGTGAGAATAAGGTTTTTGTTGTTGATCCTGCCTGTTGTTCGTTTAGTTCAGACGAAAAAAAGATTTCATCGTACTTGGAACAAAATAAATTGGACTTGGTCGCAATAGTTTTGACTCATGGGCATTTTGACCATGTTGCAGGACTTCCGTCCCTAAAAAGAATGTATCCTGATGTTCCAATCTTAATTCATAAAGCAGACAGTTTTATGATAGGCGACTCTTGTGCAAATATTCAATCAAAACAACTTTCGTATATTGGTTTTTCAGATTTTATTCCCTATGTTAGCTCTTTGCCCAATTTTGATTTTGAACTCGAAGATGAAAAAAATCTCTTTGAATGTTTAGGTGAATTTTCAAAATCTCTAGAAGATAAAGAATTAAAAAATACACTTTTCTCATGGAAAATTTTGCATACTCCAGGGCACACGATGGGAAGCGTTTGCCTTTATAATGCAAAAGAAAAAATTTTAATTTCTGGAGATACAGTTTTTTATCAAAGTTGGGGAAGAACAGATTTGGGCGGAAGCGAAGAGTTGATTTTAAAAAGCCTTGCACGGTTAAAAAAACTTGTAGAACCAGAAACAACCGTCTATCCAGGACACGATTATTTTGGATTTAAGATGAAAGAAAATTATCTTTAAAAGGAAAACAGTTTTGTAATTGAAAAATTAGAAATTATAAAATTGCAAATCATTGGTGATCTTTTGCATAATTTTGTGAATTTTAGAGCAAATTTTATTTCTTCGTGTAAATTTTTATTCAAATATAAAGTGATTTACAGATTTTAGACCTGTCTCGTAGTCGTTGTACCTATGAATAGTTTTTTGTTTGCCGACAATTTTTTGCACGAATTGAAGTAAAGTTTTTTCTTGCGGTAGACTTCCATTTAATTCTATCATTGCATCTACTGCGTTTATCAATAAGGTTGCAGAATCAAAATTAGGAATTTCTGCCGT
This portion of the Treponema pectinovorum genome encodes:
- a CDS encoding MBL fold metallo-hydrolase, which gives rise to MSIVKVIQTGPLLVNSLVVSLCENKVFVVDPACCSFSSDEKKISSYLEQNKLDLVAIVLTHGHFDHVAGLPSLKRMYPDVPILIHKADSFMIGDSCANIQSKQLSYIGFSDFIPYVSSLPNFDFELEDEKNLFECLGEFSKSLEDKELKNTLFSWKILHTPGHTMGSVCLYNAKEKILISGDTVFYQSWGRTDLGGSEELILKSLARLKKLVEPETTVYPGHDYFGFKMKENYL